A single region of the Nocardioides aurantiacus genome encodes:
- a CDS encoding NAD(P)H-binding protein: MITVTGATGALNGATVEHLLLELDPNDLTVVVRDPDRVRPLADRGVVVRRGDYADPASLHAAFEGSDQLLLVSSNDPGADTVQLHRHAVEAATSVGVGRVLYTSHQGAALASPFAPARVHAETEQLLKDSGLAWTALRNGFYAHSLAWLMGPWQETGVVTVPADGPVSWTSRDDAAQAAAAVVLADGGFDGPVTLTGGEAPTFTQMAVVASELSGRTITCEVVDPEAWVAAQVAAGRPETVARFTLGIYLAAAGGFFAGTDPAMGRLLGRDPVSASEVLAQPSQG; this comes from the coding sequence ATGATCACCGTCACCGGAGCCACCGGCGCCCTCAACGGCGCCACCGTCGAACACCTGCTGCTGGAGCTGGACCCCAACGACCTCACTGTCGTGGTGCGCGATCCCGATCGGGTCCGCCCTCTCGCCGATCGTGGTGTCGTCGTACGCCGCGGTGACTATGCGGACCCCGCGTCCCTACATGCGGCCTTCGAGGGGTCCGACCAGCTGCTGCTGGTGTCCTCCAACGATCCTGGCGCCGACACGGTGCAGCTGCACCGCCACGCGGTAGAAGCGGCGACGTCGGTCGGGGTCGGCCGCGTGCTCTACACCAGCCACCAGGGCGCGGCCCTCGCGAGCCCATTCGCCCCAGCGCGAGTCCACGCCGAGACCGAGCAGCTGCTCAAGGACTCCGGGCTAGCGTGGACGGCGCTGCGCAACGGGTTCTATGCGCACAGCCTGGCGTGGCTGATGGGCCCCTGGCAGGAAACAGGCGTCGTCACCGTTCCGGCCGACGGCCCCGTTTCATGGACTAGCCGCGATGACGCCGCGCAGGCAGCCGCAGCCGTCGTACTCGCTGACGGCGGCTTCGACGGACCTGTGACGCTGACCGGCGGCGAGGCCCCGACTTTCACCCAGATGGCGGTGGTCGCGTCCGAGCTGTCGGGTCGGACCATCACGTGCGAGGTGGTGGACCCTGAGGCCTGGGTGGCTGCGCAGGTGGCCGCGGGCCGGCCGGAGACTGTTGCGCGGTTCACCCTCGGCATCTACCTCGCCGCCGCGGGCGGCTTCTTCGCTGGTACGGACCCAGCCATGGGGCGTCTTCTGGGTCGGGATCCGGTAAGTGCGAGCGAGGTCCTGGCCCAACCGTCTCAGGGATGA
- a CDS encoding CU044_5270 family protein — MSNNRDAHDLALITELHELAPTPTPRSLTLGRRTRLERSHHAHITQVERSTVMRTRRLAASFGPALTVAACVIAVASLAGLALTAPPPNNASPSLPVRADAAAVSALDALTVAASNVHTPAVADDQFVYVRSAVITNEGTLGGRLDVSRPHEREVWLSQSSRSSNSGLIREWGQDWPISSGYVVPAGPDRPTYQWIASLPADPDRILDELGSRQQVGSGQSVDQYTFERIGDVMSEGMVPPELAGALLQSLTKIAGVERVDRTQDAMGRPGFGIARTDERTGFVTELVFQPGSPSPLGTRWYAPGASSDSGSDVLFGATAVITRGVVDALGVRPDRPGSAPA, encoded by the coding sequence ATGAGCAACAACCGCGACGCACACGACCTCGCGCTCATCACCGAGCTCCACGAACTCGCCCCGACGCCAACGCCCCGCAGCCTCACACTCGGTCGTCGTACGCGCCTAGAACGAAGCCACCACGCTCACATCACCCAGGTCGAAAGATCGACTGTCATGCGCACGCGAAGGCTTGCAGCCAGCTTCGGGCCCGCACTCACCGTTGCTGCTTGCGTCATAGCTGTCGCGTCGTTGGCAGGCCTAGCGCTCACCGCACCTCCACCCAACAATGCCTCTCCCTCGCTACCGGTCCGCGCAGATGCCGCCGCGGTAAGCGCGTTGGATGCACTCACCGTCGCCGCGTCCAATGTCCACACACCTGCTGTTGCCGACGACCAGTTCGTTTATGTCCGCAGCGCTGTCATCACCAACGAAGGCACCCTCGGCGGCAGGCTCGACGTGTCACGACCGCATGAACGCGAGGTATGGCTGTCACAGTCGTCCAGGTCCTCGAACTCGGGGCTGATCCGCGAATGGGGACAGGACTGGCCAATCAGCAGCGGCTACGTCGTACCGGCCGGGCCCGACCGGCCGACGTACCAATGGATCGCCTCGCTTCCTGCCGACCCTGATCGCATCCTCGACGAGCTGGGGAGCCGCCAGCAGGTGGGCTCAGGCCAGAGCGTCGACCAGTACACGTTTGAGCGCATCGGCGATGTGATGAGCGAAGGCATGGTTCCGCCCGAATTGGCAGGCGCGCTCCTACAGTCACTCACGAAGATCGCCGGCGTCGAGCGTGTCGACCGGACGCAAGACGCCATGGGACGGCCCGGGTTCGGGATTGCGCGAACCGACGAACGCACAGGCTTTGTCACCGAACTGGTCTTCCAGCCCGGATCCCCGTCGCCGCTCGGTACGCGCTGGTACGCGCCGGGGGCCTCATCAGACTCGGGGAGCGACGTCCTATTCGGCGCCACAGCAGTGATAACCAGAGGGGTCGTCGATGCCCTGGGGGTTAGACCGGACCGACCCGGATCTGCCCCTGCCTAG
- a CDS encoding TetR/AcrR family transcriptional regulator, which yields MPSRTTTSSDVRSRIIDAAARLLSEGPDAVTTRRVAEHAGVQAPAIYRLFGDKDGLLDAVAEYVLATYVASKASVVESAAVQDVDPLGDLRAGWDAQIHFGLTNPAVFRLLSDPDRGPSSPAAEAGRRVLAARIRRLAEAGRLRVSERRATDLVHTAGTGAVLTLLATPPEERDPGLADAMLEAVLTQVLTDAPAADDSGVMATTVNFRALVPRLDALSQPERRLLLEWLDRVLETGATTG from the coding sequence ATGCCTTCTCGGACAACCACTTCGTCGGACGTTCGGTCGCGCATCATCGACGCAGCCGCACGGTTGCTCAGCGAGGGCCCCGACGCGGTCACCACGCGCCGGGTGGCCGAGCACGCTGGAGTGCAGGCGCCGGCGATTTACCGCCTCTTCGGCGACAAGGATGGCCTGCTGGACGCCGTAGCCGAGTACGTACTCGCGACCTATGTCGCATCGAAAGCCTCGGTGGTGGAGTCGGCCGCGGTCCAGGACGTCGACCCACTTGGGGACCTCCGGGCCGGGTGGGACGCCCAGATCCACTTCGGGCTGACCAACCCTGCCGTTTTCCGCCTGCTGAGCGACCCCGACCGCGGACCAAGCTCACCGGCGGCCGAGGCTGGCCGCCGCGTGCTGGCCGCACGCATTCGCCGGCTGGCCGAGGCGGGCCGGCTGCGCGTCAGCGAGCGGCGAGCCACCGACCTCGTCCACACCGCTGGTACGGGTGCGGTACTTACGCTGCTGGCGACGCCGCCCGAGGAGCGCGACCCCGGTTTGGCCGACGCGATGCTTGAGGCAGTGCTGACTCAGGTGCTTACTGACGCGCCGGCGGCCGATGACAGCGGGGTCATGGCCACAACGGTGAATTTCCGGGCGCTGGTGCCGCGCCTGGATGCGCTAAGCCAGCCCGAGCGGAGGCTGCTCCTCGAGTGGCTCGACCGCGTCCTCGAGACTGGTGCCACGACCGGCTGA
- a CDS encoding MarR family winged helix-turn-helix transcriptional regulator — MTDAHNIRLELVRLTQQLIVDGNKVVQAFATRHGLHPTDVEALALVRVAQDRGKPLTAGALATDLGLTSGAITALVDRLERTGHISRVRDNADRRKVFLHYSIAGLALADEFFVPLLERSVGSLDEFTDEELAIAHRFLTVTGVAMTTHRGSLVGHSSSPTTPN; from the coding sequence GTGACTGACGCTCACAACATCCGGCTGGAACTGGTGCGGCTTACACAGCAGCTGATCGTCGACGGCAATAAGGTCGTTCAGGCTTTCGCGACTCGGCACGGCCTACACCCCACCGACGTGGAAGCACTGGCGCTAGTCCGAGTTGCCCAGGACCGCGGCAAACCCTTGACCGCAGGAGCGCTGGCCACTGACTTGGGGTTGACCTCAGGCGCCATCACCGCCCTGGTCGATCGGCTCGAACGCACCGGGCACATCAGTCGCGTGCGCGACAACGCCGACCGTCGCAAGGTGTTCTTGCATTACTCCATCGCAGGACTTGCGCTGGCTGACGAGTTCTTCGTGCCGCTGCTGGAGCGCAGCGTAGGGAGCTTGGACGAGTTCACCGACGAGGAGCTTGCGATAGCGCATCGGTTTCTAACGGTGACCGGCGTCGCGATGACCACCCACCGTGGCTCGCTTGTCGGCCACTCCTCGTCGCCGACGACGCCGAACTGA
- a CDS encoding NAD(P)-dependent oxidoreductase: MHLAVFGANGPTGRLVVLQALAAGHRVTAVTRKPDHYPIRDRKLVVLAADVTDVDGVGAVLDTQPEAVISTYGVPFSRKPITVYSAGITHILGAMVSSHVERLVCVTSTTLSTEKPPPGASLFGTKVLEPLLRNVLGRTLYDDMERMESLVRASTVNWTIVRPGGLFNLSEPTDDYEISMRRLPGNRVTSRADLAEALILEATTPRHPRSVIEIITRSSTPSPGSFFREAFGKS; encoded by the coding sequence ATGCATCTCGCAGTTTTCGGCGCTAACGGCCCGACCGGCCGTCTCGTCGTTTTGCAAGCTCTCGCCGCCGGCCACCGCGTCACAGCGGTGACGCGCAAACCCGACCACTATCCAATCAGGGACCGCAAGTTAGTCGTGCTAGCCGCTGACGTCACCGATGTCGACGGCGTCGGCGCGGTGCTCGACACCCAGCCCGAGGCGGTCATCTCGACCTACGGCGTGCCGTTCAGCAGAAAGCCCATCACGGTCTACTCCGCAGGTATCACTCATATCCTCGGCGCAATGGTCAGCAGTCATGTCGAGCGTCTGGTCTGCGTCACCTCCACCACACTCTCGACTGAGAAGCCCCCACCCGGCGCGTCCCTGTTCGGCACCAAGGTCCTCGAGCCGCTGCTGCGCAACGTTCTGGGGCGAACCCTGTACGACGACATGGAACGCATGGAGTCGCTAGTGCGCGCCAGCACGGTGAACTGGACGATCGTGCGCCCAGGTGGTCTGTTCAACCTGAGCGAGCCCACCGACGACTACGAGATCTCGATGCGACGACTGCCTGGAAACCGCGTCACCTCACGGGCCGACTTAGCCGAGGCTCTGATCCTGGAGGCGACCACGCCCCGCCATCCACGATCGGTGATCGAGATCATCACGCGCTCGTCGACGCCTTCGCCGGGCTCCTTTTTTCGAGAGGCTTTTGGCAAGTCGTAA
- a CDS encoding sensor histidine kinase — MDDHLEVALPAATARANSWGGPAVRSQLRALAEDARTRSGFDVCAIEVLRRDGLLELVTFTGGHEETAEVGNSFSMTHVSRVLDEGWRCGSFVYLQQDHMDADLAAAVRGYGYVPVLAESRDPQVWQPLDMFVAPLIDPSGRTRGLFHLDEPVTGRRPPADVLLAIAEHLQPSLQAALAMIEREELSRQSRLDATARNIVREAESCLTFPDLVATAQPELTAGFRARSVTMHIFDLVHEKLGPVDPVMGLPTALWPAIEAATRRAWRTHSVVIVEPGRLWGDDQFESQHVGDLTTFLGDQGADELLLIPLGAGLDALGVLVVVRDGREDRWTEHESAAALGVGRDLGRALLNVRTHAREQQLVAELQRLDQYRRELLATVSHELKNPLGVIVGHVELLESVPGLREAAATSLGALQRGAERLTGIVDDLLEFSHVEDGDKSPLASTTQVQLRVLLVDVVADAKLHAEQRKITLHIPAGTETRPVRGDSEGLRRVLANLVSNAIKYTRDGGSVHLELGEDGDDVIFTCADDGIGVSEADQELLFTEFFRSTNPEALAQPGTGLGLAIVHRIVARHGGTLRVDSALGRGTTVQVYLPGSALTPAAWVTR, encoded by the coding sequence GTGGATGACCACCTCGAGGTAGCCCTGCCTGCTGCGACGGCGCGCGCGAACAGCTGGGGCGGCCCGGCTGTGCGCTCGCAGTTGCGAGCACTAGCTGAGGACGCACGCACGCGATCAGGATTCGATGTCTGCGCGATCGAAGTGTTGCGCCGCGATGGTCTCCTCGAGCTCGTCACCTTCACAGGGGGTCACGAGGAAACCGCCGAGGTGGGCAACAGCTTCTCGATGACCCACGTCAGTAGGGTCCTCGACGAGGGGTGGCGGTGCGGCAGCTTCGTGTATCTCCAGCAAGACCATATGGACGCCGATCTCGCTGCTGCCGTCCGCGGGTATGGATACGTTCCTGTCCTTGCCGAATCGCGAGACCCGCAGGTCTGGCAGCCGCTCGACATGTTCGTGGCCCCCCTGATCGACCCATCGGGCCGAACCCGGGGACTGTTCCACCTCGACGAGCCAGTGACTGGCCGCAGACCACCGGCCGACGTGCTCCTGGCTATCGCCGAGCACCTCCAACCGTCGTTGCAAGCTGCGTTGGCCATGATCGAACGCGAGGAGTTGAGCAGGCAATCAAGGCTCGATGCCACTGCCCGCAACATCGTGCGGGAAGCCGAATCGTGCCTTACGTTTCCCGATCTGGTCGCCACCGCACAACCCGAGCTGACGGCCGGGTTCCGCGCTCGATCAGTCACCATGCACATCTTTGATCTGGTGCATGAAAAGCTGGGACCCGTCGACCCGGTCATGGGACTGCCCACTGCACTGTGGCCAGCAATCGAGGCCGCGACCCGCCGGGCCTGGCGAACCCATTCAGTTGTCATTGTCGAACCCGGCAGGCTATGGGGAGACGATCAGTTCGAGTCACAGCATGTGGGGGACCTGACGACGTTCCTGGGTGACCAGGGTGCTGACGAGTTGCTGCTCATTCCTCTCGGTGCCGGGCTCGACGCCCTCGGTGTCCTCGTCGTGGTCCGAGATGGGCGCGAAGATCGCTGGACAGAACATGAGAGCGCGGCTGCCCTCGGGGTCGGGCGTGATCTGGGTCGAGCTCTGCTCAATGTCAGGACTCACGCGCGAGAGCAACAGCTGGTTGCCGAACTTCAGCGTCTCGACCAATACCGACGTGAACTCCTTGCCACGGTTTCGCATGAACTGAAGAACCCGCTCGGCGTGATCGTTGGCCATGTCGAACTGCTCGAGTCCGTGCCTGGCCTTCGAGAAGCCGCCGCAACATCGCTAGGCGCGCTGCAGCGCGGCGCCGAACGGTTGACCGGGATCGTTGACGACCTCTTGGAGTTCAGCCACGTGGAGGACGGTGACAAGTCGCCGCTCGCCTCGACCACACAGGTGCAGCTAAGGGTGCTGCTCGTCGATGTTGTCGCAGACGCCAAACTTCACGCAGAGCAACGGAAGATCACGCTGCACATTCCGGCCGGAACCGAGACCCGACCCGTCCGAGGGGATTCAGAGGGACTGCGTCGAGTACTGGCGAACTTGGTGAGCAACGCGATCAAGTACACCCGCGATGGGGGATCAGTGCACCTTGAGCTTGGTGAAGACGGGGATGACGTCATATTCACGTGTGCTGACGATGGGATCGGCGTCTCTGAGGCTGATCAAGAACTGCTGTTCACCGAGTTCTTTCGATCGACCAACCCCGAGGCTCTGGCTCAACCGGGTACAGGCCTCGGGCTCGCTATCGTGCATCGCATCGTCGCCCGGCACGGGGGGACACTGCGTGTTGATAGCGCGCTGGGGCGGGGCACAACGGTTCAGGTTTATCTCCCGGGCTCGGCCCTCACCCCTGCCGCCTGGGTCACTAGGTGA
- a CDS encoding YsnF/AvaK domain-containing protein, whose amino-acid sequence MISTDQAQSLLNGKGNVNSQDGSKIGSISQVFLDDESGRPEWVTVKTGLFGGAESFVPLAGAEVQGDDIVVPHTKDKVKDAPRVDDENGHLEVAQEQELFSYYGVSSVGDDSGRSAGHDTGHDTGHDTDTTRSTGTAGAVGDADRGHLDREDHTRGEGRDTSGPNTDDAMTRSEERVEVGTQTETAGKARLRKYVVTENVTKTVPVSHEEVRIEREPITDANRGDAVSGGDLTEEEHEVELKQERVVVDKETVPVERVRVGKDTVTEDETVTEQVRKEQIDADTDGTPGSTGERR is encoded by the coding sequence ATGATCAGCACCGACCAGGCCCAGAGCCTCCTGAACGGCAAGGGCAACGTCAACAGCCAGGACGGCTCCAAGATCGGCTCCATCTCGCAGGTGTTCCTCGACGACGAGTCGGGCCGCCCCGAGTGGGTCACCGTCAAGACCGGCCTGTTCGGCGGCGCGGAGAGCTTCGTGCCGCTGGCCGGCGCCGAGGTCCAGGGTGACGACATCGTCGTGCCCCACACCAAGGACAAGGTCAAGGACGCCCCGCGTGTCGACGACGAGAACGGTCACCTCGAGGTGGCGCAGGAGCAGGAGCTGTTCTCCTACTACGGCGTCTCCAGCGTCGGCGACGACTCCGGCCGCTCGGCCGGTCACGACACCGGCCACGACACCGGCCACGACACCGACACCACCCGCTCGACCGGCACCGCCGGTGCGGTGGGCGATGCGGACCGCGGCCACCTCGACCGTGAGGACCACACCCGCGGCGAGGGGCGCGACACCTCGGGCCCGAACACCGACGATGCCATGACCCGCTCCGAGGAGCGCGTCGAGGTCGGCACGCAGACCGAGACCGCGGGCAAGGCACGGCTGCGCAAGTACGTCGTGACCGAGAACGTGACCAAGACCGTGCCGGTGAGCCACGAGGAGGTCCGGATCGAGCGCGAGCCGATCACCGACGCCAACCGTGGCGACGCCGTGTCCGGTGGTGACCTGACCGAGGAGGAGCACGAGGTCGAGCTGAAGCAGGAGCGCGTCGTCGTGGACAAGGAGACGGTCCCCGTCGAGCGCGTGCGCGTCGGCAAGGACACCGTCACCGAGGACGAGACGGTCACCGAGCAGGTCCGCAAGGAGCAGATTGACGCCGACACCGACGGCACCCCGGGCAGCACCGGTGAGCGTCGATGA
- a CDS encoding mechanosensitive ion channel family protein has protein sequence MKSALNDGLSTIAEFVPKLVAFLLILIIGLIVAKLLSKAISGLLEKVGFDRAVERGGIKRALAESKLDASDIVAKIVYYALVLFVLQMAFGVFGPNPVSDLLTSIISFLPSLVVAIVIVVVAAAVAAAVKGLIDNTLGGLSYGKFLGNAASVFILFLGIVAALDQVGVATTVTTPVLVAILATVSGVIIVGAGGGLIKPMQHRWERYLTNAEDEAPRIREHAASAPSVREQARQARDQVSDRGTSGGSSSAGYVDAAPTETYDQYDGPADDADGRPRY, from the coding sequence ATGAAGTCAGCACTGAACGATGGTCTCAGCACAATTGCCGAGTTTGTCCCGAAACTAGTCGCATTTCTGCTCATTCTCATTATTGGCCTGATCGTGGCCAAGTTGCTCTCCAAGGCCATCTCCGGCCTGCTCGAGAAGGTCGGCTTCGACCGTGCCGTCGAGCGCGGCGGCATCAAGCGCGCCCTGGCCGAGTCGAAGCTCGACGCCAGCGACATCGTCGCCAAGATCGTCTACTACGCGCTGGTGCTGTTCGTGCTCCAGATGGCGTTCGGGGTCTTCGGTCCCAATCCGGTCTCCGACCTGCTGACCAGCATCATCTCGTTCCTGCCCAGCCTCGTCGTCGCCATCGTCATCGTGGTCGTCGCCGCTGCGGTCGCCGCCGCGGTCAAGGGCCTGATCGACAACACGCTCGGCGGGCTGTCCTACGGGAAGTTCCTCGGCAACGCCGCGAGCGTCTTCATCCTGTTCCTCGGCATCGTCGCCGCGCTCGACCAGGTCGGCGTCGCCACCACCGTCACCACCCCGGTGCTGGTCGCGATCCTCGCCACCGTGTCCGGCGTGATCATCGTCGGCGCCGGTGGCGGCCTCATCAAGCCCATGCAGCACCGCTGGGAGCGCTACCTCACCAACGCCGAGGACGAGGCGCCCCGCATCCGCGAGCACGCCGCCTCCGCGCCGAGCGTGCGCGAGCAGGCCCGGCAGGCACGCGACCAGGTCTCCGACCGCGGCACCAGCGGCGGGTCCTCGTCGGCGGGCTACGTCGACGCCGCCCCCACCGAGACCTACGACCAGTACGACGGTCCGGCCGACGACGCCGACGGGCGTCCCCGGTACTGA
- a CDS encoding dimethylsulfonioproprionate lyase family protein, with protein sequence MVVERTGTADDIVTVASFVRDQLLAAGFATQAQALEGLDVQSVARTEPVAGLPVLSHLQDAVELARQVLPESVGRALACSAGNATWTQTEAYLREPPSPTFVAGYAHATLAGPPDLASETVEKQPAVDVLTRGVPVALGLLLLAPGLRYPHHQHPADELYVPLSRAKWSHGQTEPFDEQPVGVPLHHRPGQAHAMATGQTPLLAMYVWTGAVTVSASWCRSTPPVGPQS encoded by the coding sequence ATGGTGGTAGAGCGGACGGGGACTGCAGACGACATCGTGACCGTAGCGAGCTTTGTGCGGGATCAATTGTTAGCTGCAGGGTTCGCCACCCAGGCGCAAGCGCTGGAGGGGCTCGACGTACAGAGCGTGGCGAGGACGGAGCCGGTTGCCGGTTTGCCGGTCCTCTCCCATCTACAGGACGCCGTCGAGCTAGCCCGTCAAGTACTACCTGAGAGCGTTGGTCGCGCACTGGCGTGCTCCGCGGGTAATGCAACGTGGACGCAGACCGAGGCCTACCTGCGCGAGCCGCCTAGCCCCACGTTTGTTGCGGGGTACGCGCACGCAACTCTCGCTGGTCCACCGGACCTGGCTTCTGAGACTGTCGAGAAACAGCCGGCTGTCGACGTGCTGACTCGCGGTGTCCCCGTAGCCCTGGGGCTACTTCTGCTGGCGCCGGGCCTGCGCTATCCGCACCATCAGCATCCCGCTGACGAGCTCTATGTGCCGCTATCCCGGGCCAAGTGGTCGCATGGCCAGACCGAGCCGTTCGACGAGCAGCCTGTAGGGGTGCCTCTGCACCACCGTCCCGGTCAAGCACACGCCATGGCCACAGGTCAGACCCCGTTGCTCGCCATGTACGTGTGGACCGGAGCCGTCACAGTTTCCGCCTCTTGGTGCCGATCCACGCCGCCGGTGGGCCCGCAGTCCTGA
- a CDS encoding GAF and ANTAR domain-containing protein, translating to MDTEIARAVAHAANQMHRAAGVDDTLEVIVRSAAEALPTFDHIGVSTVEKDGQIVTRASTSALVLELDDLQYTLHEGPCVSSMDGDDVVPAPHIETDHRWPSYLPGALRMGLRSQLGVRLHLDDRGTIGGLNLYSTTSSEIAAGDVLVAAFFATHASLALGKARHVETLNDAVATRQLVGQAIGILMERYDIDDQAAQAFLWRGSSHTNTKVRDMAASLVAEVNTRRGAPPADGPDAAG from the coding sequence ATGGACACCGAGATCGCTCGTGCGGTTGCGCACGCCGCGAACCAGATGCACCGTGCGGCAGGGGTCGATGACACGTTGGAGGTCATCGTCCGCAGCGCTGCTGAGGCGCTGCCGACGTTCGACCACATCGGCGTCTCCACCGTCGAGAAGGACGGGCAGATCGTCACGCGGGCGTCGACGAGCGCGCTGGTCCTTGAGCTGGACGACTTGCAGTACACGCTGCACGAGGGGCCTTGCGTCAGCAGTATGGACGGCGATGACGTCGTGCCCGCTCCGCACATCGAGACCGACCATCGTTGGCCGAGCTACTTGCCCGGTGCCCTACGTATGGGCCTGAGATCCCAGTTGGGTGTCAGGTTGCACCTCGACGACCGGGGCACCATCGGTGGCCTGAACTTGTACTCGACGACTAGCAGCGAGATCGCCGCAGGTGACGTCCTGGTCGCGGCGTTCTTCGCGACCCACGCGTCGCTTGCCCTGGGGAAGGCCCGTCACGTGGAGACACTGAATGACGCCGTCGCGACGCGGCAGCTGGTGGGGCAGGCCATCGGCATCCTGATGGAGCGCTACGACATTGACGATCAGGCTGCTCAGGCGTTCTTGTGGCGCGGTTCTTCGCACACGAACACGAAGGTGCGTGACATGGCCGCCTCGCTCGTAGCCGAGGTCAACACGCGTCGTGGCGCGCCGCCGGCGGACGGCCCGGACGCTGCTGGCTGA
- a CDS encoding RNA polymerase sigma factor has protein sequence MDEDNDVAWRSLRQRLRAGEVQAHTQLFQSHVDTVHRVAATLCGDVSLAEDVTADTFLIAWRRRATIADHDEPLLPWLLAIAARQALNATRGRRRQQAFVSRYAHRFVEAGPDLAEEVATRVDSSAQLRRTQAALSLLKTHELEVLVLCVWSGLSIGEVANALGVPPGTVRSRLSRTRRRLRALVGDDLNDSEQARTLNLVPPPIQEVST, from the coding sequence GTGGATGAAGACAACGACGTCGCTTGGCGGTCGCTGCGTCAACGGCTGCGGGCAGGAGAGGTGCAAGCTCACACACAGCTCTTCCAGTCACACGTAGACACAGTGCACCGCGTCGCGGCGACATTATGCGGGGATGTTTCACTGGCCGAAGATGTGACCGCCGACACCTTTCTCATCGCATGGCGCCGGCGAGCAACCATCGCTGATCATGACGAGCCACTCTTGCCATGGTTGCTGGCCATCGCTGCTCGACAGGCACTGAACGCGACTCGTGGCCGCCGTCGCCAGCAAGCGTTCGTCTCCCGATACGCACACCGGTTCGTCGAAGCGGGCCCAGATCTTGCTGAAGAAGTCGCCACGCGTGTCGACAGCTCGGCCCAATTGAGGCGCACACAAGCAGCCCTGAGTCTGCTCAAGACGCACGAGCTCGAGGTGCTCGTCCTGTGTGTCTGGTCAGGTCTGAGCATCGGCGAGGTCGCGAACGCCCTAGGTGTGCCTCCTGGGACGGTGCGGTCACGACTCTCGCGCACGCGTCGCCGACTTCGTGCCCTCGTCGGCGACGACCTCAACGACTCGGAGCAGGCGCGAACTCTCAATCTTGTTCCCCCGCCCATCCAGGAGGTCTCTACATGA